In a single window of the Campylobacter hyointestinalis subsp. lawsonii genome:
- a CDS encoding sensor histidine kinase, producing MLRLSLLYIVFIAIFFFCFWLVLGNEFIEKIYLIIIVSLFLSMSFLYISYELSMYRIKKIKELLIKKDKKLKKQSAKLRLRNLQLENLLSGMSHEFKNPLAVIQMSAQTILEDKNMSEEFRLKFINKIISNSNKLNNIINRLRIGFGGDITPNLTTFDAKVLCKEVITNLDQKYTNKTISITGEKILKADYDMIYQVVLNLCENALKYSNQNVKIILNENGVFITDNGEGIGEDELRLIQKKFYKSKEYDWNNSLGLGLYIVKFILKLHGFEFVIRSTKGVGSTFGFKDRPTSGFRLKDLDQKNTNEVEFKKGQI from the coding sequence TTGCTAAGGTTATCGCTGCTTTATATAGTTTTCATAGCTATATTTTTCTTTTGCTTTTGGCTGGTTTTAGGAAATGAGTTTATAGAAAAAATATACCTTATCATCATCGTTAGTCTATTTTTATCTATGAGTTTTTTATATATATCTTATGAACTTTCTATGTATAGGATTAAAAAAATCAAAGAATTACTCATAAAAAAAGATAAAAAGCTCAAAAAACAATCCGCCAAACTAAGACTTAGAAATTTACAGCTAGAAAATTTGCTAAGTGGTATGAGCCATGAGTTTAAAAATCCACTTGCAGTCATACAAATGTCGGCTCAAACGATACTTGAAGATAAAAATATGAGCGAAGAGTTTAGGCTTAAATTTATAAACAAAATCATCTCAAACTCAAATAAATTAAACAACATCATAAATCGTCTTAGGATAGGCTTTGGCGGAGATATCACACCAAATTTGACTACATTTGATGCAAAAGTTTTATGCAAAGAAGTTATCACCAACCTAGATCAAAAATACACAAATAAAACCATAAGTATAACTGGAGAAAAAATATTAAAAGCTGACTACGATATGATATATCAAGTAGTTCTAAATTTATGCGAAAATGCTCTAAAATACTCAAACCAAAACGTAAAAATTATCCTAAATGAAAACGGAGTTTTTATCACAGATAATGGAGAAGGTATAGGCGAAGACGAGCTAAGACTCATACAAAAAAAGTTTTATAAATCAAAAGAATACGACTGGAATAACTCTTTAGGACTTGGGCTTTATATAGTTAAGTTTATCCTTAAACTGCATGGTTTTGAGTTTGTCATCAGATCTACTAAAGGCGTAGGCTCTACATTTGGCTTTAAGGACAGACCTACTTCTGGGTTTAGGCTAAAAGATTTAGATCAAAAAAACACAAACGAAGTAGAATTTAAAAAAGGTCAAATTTGA
- a CDS encoding response regulator transcription factor, with translation MNANIIIIDDEEDLCELLEYNLTRSGFNVTTFLDTKRVEQFLEEEDVDLLIVDRNLGGVEGAKFIQNLRHKGYNEPVIFLTAKNSSKDKLEGFESGGDDYITKPFEISELIARINALLKRTKRQSEVYKFKNITLNVDTNEVIVDDEVKELTRLEFCLLLEFIKNKNTLLNRDTLINEVWHNDEANEKTVNIAVKRLRQKLGAAGDFIKSVRGEGYKLC, from the coding sequence ATGAATGCAAATATAATCATCATAGACGACGAAGAAGATCTATGCGAACTTTTAGAGTATAATCTTACTAGATCTGGCTTTAATGTTACTACGTTTTTAGACACGAAACGGGTTGAACAATTTTTAGAAGAAGAGGATGTGGATCTGCTCATAGTAGATAGAAACCTAGGCGGAGTCGAAGGGGCTAAATTTATACAAAACCTAAGGCATAAAGGCTACAACGAACCTGTCATCTTTTTAACAGCAAAAAACTCAAGCAAAGATAAGCTAGAAGGCTTTGAGAGTGGAGGAGATGACTACATAACAAAACCTTTTGAAATAAGTGAGCTAATAGCTAGAATAAATGCTTTATTAAAACGTACAAAACGTCAAAGCGAAGTATATAAATTTAAAAATATAACACTAAATGTAGATACGAACGAAGTTATAGTAGATGATGAGGTAAAAGAGCTTACTAGACTTGAGTTTTGTTTGCTTTTAGAGTTTATCAAAAACAAAAATACGCTGTTAAATAGAGACACGCTCATAAATGAAGTTTGGCATAATGATGAAGCAAACGAAAAAACAGTAAATATCGCCGTCAAACGCTTAAGGCAAAAGCTAGGAGCAGCAGGGGATTTTATAAAATCAGTACGTGGCGAGGGCTATAAACTTTGCTAA
- a CDS encoding SulP family inorganic anion transporter → MNIKGDIAGGLTAGVIALPLCLAFGIASGLGAAAGLYGAILLSFFAAVFGGTKTQISGPTGPMTVVTASVVVALGGDMSLLIMVFILAGFFQILLGVFKIGRFIRFIPYPVISGFMNGVGVIIILLQISPLLGGLNPNGTIEALIALPSIDINPQSLMLGALALIVIYLTPKKISAFIPSPLLALILFSLLSYFLNLDVKTIGLIPSSLPTFIIPQISYSHITIILTYALVLATLGSIDSLLTSLVADSLTKTKHSSNRELIGQGIGNMMAGFFGGLVGAGATMRTVTNIKLGGNSRLSGVTSSVFLALVLLSFSDFVSYVPIPVLSAILIKVGFDIFDYRLLKELKTAPKCDLSVMILVFLLTVFVDLIFAVGVGVLVASLVLVYQVNKAVKVDYKKDEDLTIVSIYGAFFFGSSSKIANALSHLASKKTIINIKEMPFVDLSGIYALEDEIDMQLKKGYDIYIVTNKDQNLYSLINLVGKDRIFDCLNDAIKTAKN, encoded by the coding sequence TTGAATATAAAAGGAGATATCGCCGGTGGGCTAACTGCTGGAGTCATAGCTTTACCGCTTTGCTTAGCCTTTGGTATAGCAAGCGGACTTGGGGCTGCTGCAGGACTTTATGGAGCTATTTTGTTAAGTTTTTTTGCGGCTGTATTTGGAGGAACAAAGACGCAAATTTCAGGGCCTACAGGGCCTATGACGGTAGTTACTGCTAGTGTTGTTGTAGCTCTTGGTGGTGATATGAGCTTACTTATAATGGTTTTTATTTTGGCTGGATTTTTTCAAATTTTGCTTGGAGTTTTTAAGATAGGTAGATTTATTAGATTTATACCATATCCGGTGATATCAGGATTTATGAACGGAGTTGGCGTCATCATCATCTTACTTCAAATTTCGCCTTTACTAGGCGGTTTAAATCCAAATGGAACCATAGAGGCACTAATAGCTTTGCCTAGTATAGATATAAACCCGCAAAGCTTGATGTTGGGTGCTTTAGCATTAATAGTCATCTATCTTACTCCTAAGAAAATAAGCGCGTTCATACCATCACCGCTTTTAGCGCTCATACTTTTTAGTTTATTGTCTTATTTTTTAAATTTAGATGTAAAAACAATAGGGCTAATCCCTTCATCTCTTCCGACATTTATCATACCACAGATTAGTTATTCTCACATAACTATCATACTTACTTACGCTTTAGTTTTAGCCACTCTTGGAAGTATAGATTCACTTCTTACTTCACTTGTTGCAGACTCTCTTACAAAGACGAAGCATAGCTCAAATCGTGAGCTCATCGGTCAAGGCATAGGAAATATGATGGCTGGATTCTTTGGTGGTTTAGTAGGTGCTGGAGCTACGATGAGAACAGTTACAAACATCAAACTAGGTGGAAACTCAAGGCTTTCAGGTGTAACTAGTTCAGTTTTTTTAGCTCTTGTTTTGCTATCTTTTTCAGATTTTGTATCTTATGTGCCTATACCTGTTTTGTCAGCGATACTTATAAAGGTTGGATTTGATATATTTGATTATCGACTTTTAAAAGAGTTAAAAACTGCTCCAAAATGCGATCTGAGCGTTATGATCTTAGTGTTTTTACTAACTGTTTTTGTAGATCTTATATTTGCTGTAGGAGTTGGAGTTTTAGTGGCTTCTTTGGTGCTTGTATATCAAGTAAATAAAGCAGTAAAGGTGGATTATAAAAAAGATGAGGATCTGACTATAGTGTCGATTTATGGTGCATTTTTCTTTGGGTCTAGCTCAAAAATAGCAAACGCATTAAGTCATTTGGCTTCAAAAAAAACTATCATAAATATCAAGGAGATGCCATTTGTTGATCTTAGCGGTATATACGCTCTTGAAGACGAGATCGATATGCAGTTAAAAAAAGGTTATGATATCTATATAGTGACTAATAAAGATCAAAATTTATATTCGCTTATAAATTTAGTAGGTAAAGATAGGATATTTGACTGCTTAAATGATGCTATAAAAACTGCAAAAAACTAA
- a CDS encoding M48 family metallopeptidase: MLFFLIGIYIIYTIYKIYLSFLQINFVKQAAKKPAVILEQVGYEKAANVAIINEKFSIVSNLYSCVLLILWSVFGASFLQNLIVKDDTILQNTLLVVAFLLISLVLELPFGIYKTFVKDKKLGFSNTTPNIFLLDTLKTFALTFVFGSLVVWAILLCFEWLGKAWWIWAFGLSFTIILLINLIYPTIIAPLFNKMSPLNNDELNSAINSLLNKCGFKSSGVFVIDASKRDKRLNAYFGGLGATKRVVLFDTLVQKLSKNEIIAVLGHELGHFKHKDLLKNIALMFVLLFIIFAIFGNIPSSVYNSLGLNGDGGSFFIFLLLYSPVVSAFFEPIISAYSRSHEFGADEFGSNNSTKEDMISALKKLGNENKAFPLSHPFYSFVYHSHPSLYERITKLENN; encoded by the coding sequence ATGCTATTTTTTTTAATCGGTATTTATATAATTTATACTATATATAAAATTTATCTAAGTTTTTTACAAATAAATTTTGTAAAACAAGCTGCCAAAAAACCAGCAGTAATACTAGAACAAGTTGGTTATGAAAAAGCCGCAAATGTAGCTATAATAAATGAGAAATTTAGCATAGTATCAAATTTATATTCTTGTGTCTTGCTTATTTTATGGTCGGTTTTTGGTGCATCTTTTTTGCAAAATTTAATAGTAAAAGATGATACGATTTTGCAAAATACACTTTTAGTAGTAGCTTTTTTGCTTATCTCTTTAGTCCTTGAGCTTCCTTTTGGCATATATAAGACTTTTGTAAAGGATAAAAAACTTGGTTTTTCAAATACCACTCCAAATATTTTTTTGCTTGATACATTAAAAACCTTTGCTTTGACTTTTGTGTTTGGCTCGCTTGTAGTATGGGCGATACTTCTTTGTTTTGAGTGGCTTGGAAAGGCTTGGTGGATATGGGCTTTCGGGCTTAGTTTTACTATAATTTTACTGATAAATTTGATATATCCTACCATTATAGCTCCACTTTTTAACAAAATGTCACCTTTAAATAATGATGAATTAAATAGCGCTATAAACTCTCTTCTTAATAAATGCGGTTTTAAAAGTAGCGGTGTTTTTGTGATAGATGCTAGTAAAAGAGATAAAAGACTAAATGCTTATTTTGGCGGACTTGGGGCTACAAAAAGAGTTGTGCTTTTTGACACTCTTGTGCAAAAGCTTAGTAAAAATGAGATTATAGCTGTTCTTGGGCATGAGCTTGGACATTTTAAGCATAAAGATTTACTAAAAAATATAGCTTTGATGTTTGTTTTATTATTTATTATTTTTGCTATTTTTGGCAATATACCAAGTTCTGTTTATAACTCTCTTGGATTAAATGGTGATGGCGGAAGCTTTTTTATATTTTTACTGCTTTACTCTCCGGTAGTTTCTGCATTTTTCGAGCCGATAATTTCGGCATATTCAAGATCTCATGAGTTTGGCGCTGATGAGTTTGGCTCAAACAACTCAACCAAAGAAGATATGATCTCAGCACTTAAAAAACTCGGCAATGAAAATAAAGCTTTTCCATTATCTCATCCGTTTTATAGCTTTGTTTATCACTCACATCCTAGTCTTTATGAAAGGATAACTAAGCTTGAAAATAACTGA
- a CDS encoding MFS transporter, producing the protein MRKRGFSNDELRILSLSSLGGMLEFYDFIIFVFFASYISHLFFPSTLDSFWALLNTYGTFAAGYFARPLGGIIMAHFGDKNGRKNMFMLSILLMVIPTFALGLMPTYETIGYAAPIFLVLIRLLQGIAIGGELPGAWVFVSEHATKTKLYFSVGVLTSAVVAGILLGSVVTMIVKNIYSDEQIQNGMWRLPFIIGGIFGIISIYLRTYLSETPIFKKMQSINDIDKMPIKTVIKYHKVDNIMSMLVSWVLTGCIVVMILLMPNFMPAAFKEAGIEVGRITTIYMQMACIVFMCAGCFVYGKISDKIGVSKATIGFSAVFIVAVFAYFKILYTGGSFEAVLIAYLIAGFFGSIGPCGAPFFMVALYPNKIRFSGISFSYNIAYAIAGGVTPPFAVAMVHKFDPMYLGYYLVGLGVLSIVCAVWFMNFRKDVNKG; encoded by the coding sequence ATGAGAAAACGGGGCTTTAGTAATGACGAACTTAGGATTTTAAGCCTATCATCTTTAGGTGGAATGCTTGAATTTTACGATTTTATTATTTTTGTATTTTTTGCTTCTTATATATCTCATCTATTTTTTCCTTCTACTCTTGACTCTTTTTGGGCGCTTTTAAATACTTATGGAACATTTGCTGCAGGATATTTTGCTAGACCTCTTGGTGGAATTATTATGGCGCATTTTGGTGATAAAAATGGTCGCAAAAATATGTTTATGCTCTCAATACTTCTTATGGTTATACCGACGTTTGCTCTTGGTTTGATGCCTACTTATGAGACTATAGGATACGCAGCCCCTATATTTTTAGTGCTTATACGCCTTTTACAAGGTATTGCTATAGGTGGTGAGCTTCCTGGAGCTTGGGTTTTTGTGAGTGAGCACGCTACAAAGACTAAGCTATATTTTAGTGTTGGCGTTTTGACTTCAGCTGTTGTAGCAGGCATACTTTTAGGTAGTGTAGTTACTATGATAGTTAAAAATATCTATAGCGACGAGCAGATACAAAATGGTATGTGGCGCTTACCTTTTATAATAGGCGGTATCTTTGGTATCATATCTATATATCTAAGGACTTATTTAAGCGAAACTCCTATCTTTAAAAAGATGCAATCCATTAACGATATAGATAAAATGCCTATCAAAACAGTCATAAAATACCATAAAGTAGATAATATAATGTCGATGCTAGTTAGCTGGGTGCTAACTGGCTGTATAGTCGTGATGATACTTCTTATGCCAAATTTTATGCCAGCAGCATTTAAAGAAGCAGGTATTGAAGTAGGTAGGATAACTACTATCTATATGCAGATGGCTTGTATAGTTTTTATGTGTGCTGGATGCTTTGTTTATGGAAAAATATCAGACAAAATAGGAGTTTCTAAAGCGACTATAGGTTTTTCTGCTGTATTTATCGTGGCTGTTTTTGCTTATTTTAAGATTTTATATACCGGTGGTAGCTTTGAAGCAGTTCTTATAGCTTATTTAATAGCTGGATTCTTTGGTAGTATAGGACCTTGTGGTGCTCCGTTTTTTATGGTTGCTCTGTATCCAAATAAGATAAGATTTAGTGGAATTTCTTTTTCGTATAATATAGCTTATGCTATCGCAGGTGGTGTTACTCCGCCATTTGCAGTAGCTATGGTGCATAAATTTGATCCTATGTATCTTGGGTATTATCTAGTTGGGCTTGGGGTTTTATCTATAGTTTGTGCCGTATGGTTTATGAATTTTAGAAAAGATGTAAATAAAGGTTAA
- a CDS encoding sodium-dependent transporter encodes MDRQTWSSRLTYILAVAGATVGFGATWRFPYLVGQNGGGAYVLTFCIAMIVIGIPMILVENAIGRRLHINSVDAFGSNANGKKINKAWKIVGWMGLCGAFGIMAYYMVIGGWVLNYIYNILFGNLNLSSVVTAQTTAAFYDENIINAPFAISIATIVFVIINFVILVRGAVAGIERAAKFLMPILFLLMIGMVFRNLTLDGALEGIKFYLTPDFSKINAKLFIDVLGQVFFALSLGFGVMITLSSFVRKDEDLIKTSIITGLLNTLIAVVAGFMIFPSLFTFGVAPDSGPSLVFKSLPIVFSHMYFGSFFAIAFFSLLMIAALTTSLPIYEVLITVLEEKFNIKRINAIVLVLGGIFLLGNLPSLMSTNILSNVTIFGKNIFDAYDAISATIFFVLTSLLCAIFVGWVLKDEAKKEILYGSQNSVKIVNIWFFYIKYIIPFLILVVFISSFYDNFMK; translated from the coding sequence ATAGATAGACAAACTTGGAGTTCAAGACTCACATATATTTTGGCAGTAGCTGGTGCGACGGTAGGCTTTGGAGCAACTTGGAGATTTCCGTATCTTGTCGGACAAAACGGCGGCGGTGCTTATGTTTTGACATTTTGTATAGCTATGATAGTGATCGGCATACCTATGATACTAGTTGAAAATGCTATAGGAAGACGTCTGCATATAAACTCAGTAGATGCTTTTGGAAGCAATGCAAATGGTAAAAAAATAAATAAAGCTTGGAAAATAGTAGGTTGGATGGGGCTTTGTGGAGCTTTTGGGATTATGGCGTATTATATGGTCATAGGTGGTTGGGTGCTTAACTATATCTATAATATCTTATTTGGAAATTTAAATTTATCCAGCGTAGTTACTGCACAAACCACCGCTGCTTTTTATGATGAAAATATCATAAATGCACCTTTTGCTATAAGCATAGCTACTATAGTTTTTGTTATTATAAATTTCGTGATTTTGGTTCGTGGCGCAGTTGCTGGTATAGAAAGAGCGGCTAAATTTTTGATGCCGATTTTGTTTTTACTAATGATAGGTATGGTGTTTAGAAACTTAACTCTTGATGGTGCTTTAGAAGGTATCAAATTCTATCTTACTCCTGATTTTAGCAAGATAAATGCCAAACTTTTTATAGATGTTTTAGGACAGGTGTTTTTTGCTTTATCTCTTGGTTTTGGAGTTATGATAACACTTTCTAGCTTTGTTAGAAAAGATGAAGATTTAATAAAAACTTCTATCATCACAGGGCTTTTAAATACACTTATAGCTGTTGTTGCTGGTTTTATGATATTTCCATCTTTATTTACTTTTGGCGTTGCGCCAGATAGTGGACCGAGCCTAGTTTTTAAAAGCCTTCCTATTGTGTTTTCTCATATGTATTTTGGCTCATTTTTTGCCATAGCATTTTTTAGCTTACTTATGATAGCTGCTCTTACGACTTCACTTCCTATTTATGAGGTTTTGATAACTGTTTTAGAGGAAAAATTTAATATAAAACGTATAAATGCGATAGTTTTAGTGCTAGGTGGTATATTTTTGCTTGGAAATTTACCTTCTCTTATGTCTACAAATATACTTAGCAATGTAACTATTTTTGGTAAAAATATTTTTGATGCTTATGACGCTATAAGTGCTACGATATTTTTTGTACTCACATCTTTGCTTTGTGCAATTTTTGTTGGTTGGGTACTCAAGGACGAAGCCAAAAAAGAGATACTTTATGGTAGTCAAAATTCGGTTAAAATAGTAAATATTTGGTTCTTTTACATAAAATATATAATACCATTTTTGATTTTAGTCGTTTTTATAAGTAGTTTTTATGATAATTTTATGAAATAA
- a CDS encoding DUF4149 domain-containing protein produces the protein MRNLKNSYLFLLALIIGVEISIGAFLAPVLFFPAKYIGEGVLSLFQSGQLMTQVFLKYNTLLIAVCLVSIIYELINLIKNKEDSFNFKFSAFMLSFIVLGLASSFAFYFTPYIVNAQSLGELATATNDFARIHKASEIVMKIMIIAQTILFFVRARS, from the coding sequence ATGAGAAATTTAAAAAATAGTTATCTGTTTTTGTTGGCTTTGATAATCGGCGTTGAGATATCTATAGGTGCTTTTTTGGCTCCTGTGCTGTTTTTTCCTGCAAAATACATAGGTGAGGGCGTTTTGAGTTTATTTCAAAGCGGTCAGCTTATGACTCAGGTATTTTTGAAATATAACACGCTCTTGATCGCTGTTTGTCTAGTATCCATAATCTACGAGCTTATAAATTTGATAAAAAACAAAGAAGATAGTTTTAATTTTAAATTTAGTGCATTTATGCTTAGCTTTATAGTTTTAGGGCTTGCTAGCTCATTTGCTTTTTATTTCACGCCATATATTGTCAATGCTCAAAGTTTAGGTGAGTTGGCAACTGCTACAAACGACTTTGCGAGAATACATAAAGCTAGTGAAATAGTTATGAAAATTATGATTATAGCTCAAACTATATTATTTTTCGTGCGCGCTAGAAGTTGA
- the prmC gene encoding peptide chain release factor N(5)-glutamine methyltransferase, with the protein MKITDALKRAKDRLDSANLANKLLCYHLKTSKEWIFLNQEAQLEDEQGFFDIVSRYENGEPFEYITGICEFLDSEFYVGKGVLIPRFETEVLVQKSLEIAKKFDNPKICEIGVGSGIISISLALRLKKAKFVASDISDLALFWAKKNISKFDVDIELYHTSLLDGINGDFDILVSNPPYIKQDYKLDKWVLSEPREALFGGKNGDEILKDIINLAKNRAKFLLCEIGYDQKQSLSLELEKAGFSYEFYKDLAGFDRGFVAKNLNKS; encoded by the coding sequence TTGAAAATAACTGACGCGCTAAAACGTGCAAAAGATAGACTTGATAGCGCAAATCTTGCAAATAAATTGCTCTGTTATCATCTAAAAACTAGCAAAGAATGGATATTTTTAAACCAAGAAGCTCAGCTAGAAGACGAGCAAGGTTTTTTTGATATTGTTTCTAGATATGAAAACGGTGAGCCTTTTGAGTATATAACTGGCATTTGTGAGTTTTTAGATAGTGAGTTTTACGTAGGCAAAGGCGTTTTAATACCTAGATTTGAGACTGAAGTTTTAGTACAAAAATCGCTTGAGATCGCTAAAAAATTTGATAATCCTAAGATCTGCGAGATAGGCGTGGGAAGCGGTATCATAAGTATAAGTTTGGCTCTAAGACTAAAAAAGGCTAAATTTGTAGCTAGCGACATCAGCGATTTAGCACTTTTTTGGGCTAAGAAAAATATATCTAAATTTGACGTGGATATTGAGCTTTATCACACTTCTTTACTTGATGGGATAAATGGTGATTTTGATATTTTAGTATCAAATCCTCCATATATAAAGCAAGACTATAAATTAGATAAGTGGGTTTTGAGTGAGCCAAGAGAGGCTTTGTTTGGCGGAAAAAATGGTGATGAAATACTAAAAGATATCATAAATCTTGCAAAGAATAGAGCTAAATTTTTACTTTGTGAGATAGGCTATGATCAAAAACAAAGTCTATCTTTAGAGCTAGAAAAAGCTGGGTTTAGCTATGAGTTTTATAAAGATCTTGCCGGATTTGATCGTGGTTTTGTAGCAAAAAATTTAAATAAAAGTTAG
- the abc-f gene encoding ribosomal protection-like ABC-F family protein: MALIDLICVSKKFGDKEILKEVDFSVNEKERIAIIGKNGGGKSTMMKILCGAYEVDSGRVVTQNGISIQMLAQSPKFDEHLSVREALNNELKEIFDARSEYEMTLNSISNDPQNKELLQKQDELIKFIESKDGWNIENKIERVLDSFVLREYENRPVSSLSGGEIRRVALGALILKKPDILLLDEPTNHLDVYMVRFLEELLLSSNQTIVFISHDRYFIDRLATRSVEIEDGNLMSFDGGYANYLTKKEEILKSLAKSHETLIKQLKSEEEWLRRGVKARLKRNEGRKQRVFAMREEAKKNPSLIRKVKLELERASKSFNQGGLNQNRKKMLFECKNLSKTLAGKELFKDFNARVLQGERIGIVGPNGSGKSTLLKIILGELEPSSGTINRADIKIGYFDQTRRGIDDDKSLIELFCPNGGDHIIVRGRNYHVYGYLKNFLFPKEFLDKPVSVLSGGEKNRLALALLFTKEYDCLILDEPTNDLDIATINILEEYLLSFEGAILIVSHDRYFIDKITNKLWAYEHGKIEQIYMEYSEYLDIEEELKQLNDMEKEFEANDQVKEKQKTAPIKLSYKQNQILQNHPALIEEIENRIKELNHALSVPEIYQKVGLQVLFEELEEKKGELNSLENEYFEVLELSQK, translated from the coding sequence ATGGCGCTAATAGATCTGATCTGTGTCAGTAAAAAATTTGGTGACAAAGAGATACTAAAAGAGGTAGATTTTAGCGTAAATGAAAAAGAAAGAATCGCTATCATAGGAAAAAATGGTGGCGGAAAAAGCACTATGATGAAGATCTTGTGTGGTGCTTATGAAGTAGATAGTGGCAGGGTTGTGACGCAAAACGGAATTTCTATCCAAATGTTAGCTCAATCACCGAAATTTGATGAACATTTGAGTGTGCGAGAAGCATTAAATAATGAGCTAAAAGAGATATTTGACGCTAGAAGTGAGTATGAGATGACTTTAAATTCTATCTCAAATGATCCTCAAAATAAAGAATTACTTCAAAAGCAAGATGAACTTATTAAATTTATAGAAAGCAAAGACGGCTGGAATATCGAAAATAAAATAGAACGTGTGCTAGATAGTTTTGTTCTTAGAGAGTATGAGAATCGCCCGGTTAGCTCTCTTAGCGGAGGCGAAATTCGCCGTGTAGCTTTGGGTGCTTTGATACTTAAAAAACCAGATATTTTGCTACTTGATGAGCCTACTAATCACCTTGATGTTTATATGGTCAGATTTTTAGAAGAACTGCTTCTTAGTTCAAATCAGACTATAGTTTTCATAAGCCACGATAGATATTTTATAGATAGACTTGCTACTCGCTCTGTAGAGATAGAAGATGGAAATTTGATGAGTTTTGATGGAGGATATGCAAATTATCTGACTAAAAAAGAAGAGATTTTAAAGTCTTTAGCTAAAAGCCACGAAACGCTTATAAAACAGCTAAAAAGCGAAGAAGAATGGCTAAGGCGTGGAGTAAAAGCTAGACTTAAAAGAAATGAAGGTAGAAAACAAAGAGTTTTTGCTATGCGAGAGGAGGCTAAGAAAAATCCTAGTCTTATTCGCAAAGTTAAACTTGAGCTTGAGCGTGCTTCAAAGAGCTTTAATCAAGGCGGACTTAACCAAAATCGTAAAAAAATGCTTTTTGAATGTAAAAATCTTTCAAAAACTCTCGCAGGAAAAGAACTTTTTAAAGATTTTAATGCACGTGTTTTGCAAGGTGAGCGTATAGGTATAGTCGGCCCAAATGGAAGTGGAAAATCTACTTTGCTAAAGATAATTTTAGGCGAACTTGAACCTAGTAGTGGCACTATAAACCGCGCAGATATAAAGATAGGATATTTTGATCAGACAAGACGCGGTATAGATGATGATAAATCACTCATAGAGCTATTTTGTCCAAATGGCGGTGATCACATCATCGTACGTGGGCGTAATTATCATGTGTATGGGTATCTGAAGAACTTTTTATTTCCAAAAGAGTTTTTAGACAAACCGGTTTCTGTTTTGAGTGGAGGAGAGAAAAATCGCCTAGCCCTAGCACTACTTTTTACAAAAGAATATGATTGTTTGATACTTGATGAGCCTACAAATGATCTTGATATCGCTACTATAAATATTTTAGAAGAGTATTTATTAAGCTTTGAGGGGGCTATACTTATAGTCAGCCACGATAGATATTTCATAGATAAGATAACAAACAAACTTTGGGCTTATGAACACGGCAAAATAGAACAAATTTATATGGAATATAGCGAATATTTAGATATCGAAGAAGAGCTTAAGCAGTTAAATGATATGGAAAAAGAATTTGAAGCAAATGATCAAGTCAAAGAAAAACAAAAAACGGCGCCTATAAAGCTTTCATATAAACAAAACCAAATTTTACAAAATCATCCAGCTCTCATTGAAGAGATCGAAAATCGCATAAAAGAATTAAATCACGCACTCTCTGTGCCTGAAATTTACCAAAAAGTAGGACTTCAAGTTTTATTTGAAGAACTTGAAGAGAAAAAAGGCGAGCTAAATTCGCTAGAAAACGAATATTTTGAAGTTCTAGAGCTTTCACAAAAATAA